The following coding sequences lie in one Peromyscus maniculatus bairdii isolate BWxNUB_F1_BW_parent chromosome 3, HU_Pman_BW_mat_3.1, whole genome shotgun sequence genomic window:
- the LOC102915847 gene encoding trypsin-4-like, which yields MSALLILALVGAAVAFPVDDDDKIVGGYTCRESSVPYQVSLNSGYHFCGGSLINSQWVVSAAHCYKSRIQVRLGEHNINVLEGNEQFVTAAKSIKHPKFNSRTLDNDIMLIKLASPVTLNARVAAVALPTSCAPAGTQCLISGWGNTLSSGVNNPDLLQCLNAPLLSQAACEASYPGKITNNMVCAGFLEGGKDSCQGDSGGPVVCNGQLQGIVSWGYGCAQKNLPGVYTKVCNYVNWIQSTIAAN from the exons GTGCTCTCCTGATCCTGGCCCTTGTGGGAGCTGCTG TTGCTTTTCCTGTTGACGATGATGACAAGATCGTCGGAGGATACACTTGCCGGGAGAGTTCTGTGCCCTACCAGGTGTCTCTGAACTCTGGGTACCACTTTTGTGGAGGTTCCCTCATCAATAGCCAATGGGTGGTGTCTGCTGCTCACTGCTACAAGAG CCGCATCCAAGTGAGACTGGGAGAGCACAACATCAATGTCCTTGAGGGCAATGAGCAGTTTGTCACTGCTGCCAAAAGCATCAAGCACCCCAAGTTCAATTCCAGGACCCTGGACAATGACATCATGCTGATCAAGCTAGCTTCCCCTGTGACCCTCAATGCCAGAGTGGCAGCTGTAGCTCTGCCCACCTCCTGTGCACCTGCTGGCACTCAGTGCCTTATCTCTGGCTGGGGCAACACCCTTAGCTCAGGTG TGAATAACCCAGATCTGCTCCAGTGCCTGAATGCCCCACTGCTGTCTCAGGCTGCCTGTGAAGCCTCCTACCCTGGGAAAATCACCAACAACATGGTCTGTGCTGGCTTCCTTGAGGGAGGCAAAGATTCCTGCCAG GGTGACTCTGGTGGCCCTGTGGTCTGCAATGGACAACTTCAGGGCATCGTCTCCTGGGGCTATGGCTGTGCCCAGAAGAACCTCCCTGGTGTGTACACCAAGGTCTGCAACTATGTGAACTGGATCCAGAGCACAATTGCTGCCAACTAG